A region from the Populus trichocarpa isolate Nisqually-1 chromosome 18, P.trichocarpa_v4.1, whole genome shotgun sequence genome encodes:
- the LOC7458980 gene encoding GTP-binding protein At2g22870, which produces MALSRLPKLHFSIFTHPLPSPYTHINLPLITKLKLSTLSRLKSTVTTTEPIPFTEAHNLLALQEQTQTQFSLDKLFIPPDTEVSVNENSSGLSARVLKGSNIVLSKYARDAQIVQAEFIKSSVRTEDCPSDGLPEFALVGRSNVGKSSLLNSIVRRKKLALTSKKPGKTQCINHFKVNDSWYLVDLPGYGYASAPQELRTDWNKFTKDYFLNRSTLVSVFLLIDASIPAKKIDLEYASWLGQNQVPMTLIFTKCDKRKKKKNGGKRPEENVNEFQELIRDFFETAPPWIMTSGVTNQGRDEMLLHMAQLRNYWLKH; this is translated from the exons ATGGCTCTTTCTCGGCTTCCAAAACTTCACTTCTCTATATTCACTCACCCCCTTCCATCTCCATACACCCATATCAACCTTCCTCTCATAACCAAACTTAAACTCTCAACCCTTTCCAGGCTCAAATCCACGGTCACCACAACAGAACCCATTCCTTTCACAGAAGCCCACAATTTGTTAGCACTCCAAGAACAAACCCAAACCCAATTTTCACTTGACAAACTCTTTATCCCACCAGACACTGAGGTTTCAGTCAATGAGAATAGTAGTGGTTTAAGTGCTAGGGTTTTAAAAGGGTCTAATATTGTGTTGAGTAAGTATGCAAGGGATGCACAGATTGTTCAAGCTGAGTTTATTAAAAGTAGTGTTAGAACTGAAGATTGTCCTTCTGATGGTTTGCCTGAGTTTGCTCTTGTTGGAAGGTCTAATGTTGGCAAATCTTCTCTTCTTAATTCTATTGTTAGAAGAAAGAAACTTGCGCTTACCTCAAAAAAACCTG GGAAGACGCAGTGCATCAATCATTTTAAGGTCAATGATAGCTGGTACTTGGTGGATTTGCCTGGATATGG GTATGCATCTGCGCCACAGGAACTTCGAACAGATTGGAATAAGTTTACCAAAGACTATTTTCTCAATCGCTCAACCTTGGTCTCAGTATTCCTTCTTATTGATGCTAGTATTCCTGCGAAGAAAATTGATCTTGAATATGCCAGTTGGCTGGGTCAGAATCAG GTTCCCATGACATTAATTTTCACCAAATGCGacaagaggaagaagaaaaaaaacggaGGGAAAAGGCCGGAAGAAAATGTGAATGAATTTCAGGAGCTGATACGTGACTTCTTTGAGACAGCACCTCCTTGGATCATGACCAGTGGTGTTACCAATCAAGGTCGTGATGAGATGCTACTGCACATGGCTCAGTTGCGAAACTACTGGCTCAAACACTGA